One stretch of Amycolatopsis tolypomycina DNA includes these proteins:
- a CDS encoding HD domain-containing protein: MLYHTRWAQTAAEACPHVDPTRLERDPGREAEAEFEFFLSESQQQRLVERARHILAENDPDRRAIGWWLFHRWLDQSASGRAPAGGQQSPGPESPQAAALQPHLTELLPVFRLSPGKLKEWRLNAGHAEEWPGGQRLRIRLVALVLGLAHTMAIEPGSLSSTLVEHLGIDHQVELADLRRTLRESSWMRTSTALRLNAECRHEAVYEVLTEHVARMSEVLRAAREAAARETAVAPLLALPERASDEDVRPAERDRRPEFVVPTTKFRLDETRVRELLMGEQLYRDRSLAIRELYQNALDACRYSNAWRRYLVVLNGGPRDWSWPGKIEFRQWEEDGRYFLSCRDNGVGMGDAELREVFSQAGLRFADQREFAVKRARWAREGIHIYPNSRFGIGVMSYFMLADRIEVTTRRMNPGGRPRPLVRVVIAGPGHLFRVETLTGADDDGREAGTEIKLHLRGGADAPSCVATLRELLGIAEFETTAEYGEEEVERWQPFKFKPRRRHPARENSIEAYGRLQHGVESENGQIVWCEQGGALLVDGIYVRCENQRGVLTAQGGHGDPRGAVINLTGRYSPRLSVDRMSVLQDVSEEAEVLLNEATAKLRRPDSLLDYRWTLDIAKKSPGIADIVAGAAIVEGLPTQVGPYDTTADVAGIIELDPELARDDMVTRDAWRYGAVPEAPPHLLLWRLLALNAELADGNTGRPLTPALPSDNSLIELVRFTQPDGAHRVEAFPPSVWRAAFRLGISPVRAMQRLAQLGYSVAECAILPPPAHIDSADVELIELICTLGWSLRALDWTCRWSRWPSGSPSLASTVRVSCRRAVPTARTSA; encoded by the coding sequence TTGCTCTACCACACCCGGTGGGCGCAGACCGCCGCGGAAGCGTGTCCGCATGTCGACCCGACCCGGCTCGAACGCGACCCCGGCCGTGAAGCCGAGGCCGAGTTCGAGTTCTTTCTGAGCGAAAGCCAGCAACAGCGCCTGGTCGAGCGAGCCCGGCACATCCTGGCCGAGAACGATCCGGACCGGCGGGCGATCGGCTGGTGGCTGTTCCATCGGTGGCTCGACCAGAGCGCGTCCGGGCGGGCCCCGGCGGGCGGGCAACAGTCACCGGGGCCGGAATCACCGCAGGCCGCGGCGCTCCAACCCCACCTGACGGAGCTCCTGCCGGTGTTCCGCCTGTCCCCCGGCAAGCTCAAGGAATGGCGCTTGAACGCGGGTCACGCGGAAGAGTGGCCCGGCGGTCAGCGGCTCCGGATCCGGCTCGTGGCACTCGTGCTGGGCCTCGCCCACACCATGGCCATCGAGCCGGGCTCGTTGTCGAGCACGCTCGTCGAGCACCTGGGCATCGACCACCAGGTGGAACTGGCGGACCTCCGTCGGACCCTGCGCGAGAGCAGCTGGATGCGCACCTCCACGGCGCTGCGGCTGAACGCCGAATGCCGGCACGAAGCTGTCTACGAGGTGCTCACCGAGCACGTGGCGCGGATGTCCGAGGTGCTCCGGGCCGCTCGCGAGGCCGCCGCGCGCGAAACGGCGGTGGCGCCGCTGCTCGCGTTGCCGGAACGGGCGTCGGACGAAGATGTCCGGCCGGCGGAGCGGGACAGGCGGCCGGAGTTCGTGGTCCCGACCACGAAGTTCCGCCTCGACGAGACCCGTGTGCGTGAGTTGCTGATGGGCGAGCAGCTCTACCGCGACCGGTCGCTGGCCATCCGCGAGCTGTACCAGAACGCGCTTGACGCCTGCCGGTACAGCAATGCGTGGCGCCGCTACCTCGTCGTGCTGAACGGTGGCCCGCGGGACTGGTCGTGGCCGGGGAAGATCGAGTTCCGGCAATGGGAAGAGGACGGCCGGTACTTCCTGAGCTGCCGGGACAACGGGGTCGGGATGGGCGACGCCGAACTGCGCGAGGTGTTCTCGCAGGCGGGGCTCCGGTTCGCGGACCAGCGCGAATTCGCTGTGAAACGCGCGCGCTGGGCGAGAGAGGGCATCCACATCTATCCCAACAGCCGGTTCGGCATCGGGGTGATGAGTTACTTCATGCTCGCCGACCGGATCGAGGTCACCACCCGCCGAATGAATCCAGGCGGTCGGCCCCGGCCGCTGGTGCGGGTGGTCATCGCCGGACCCGGCCACCTTTTCCGCGTCGAGACGCTCACCGGCGCCGACGACGACGGCCGCGAGGCGGGCACCGAGATCAAGCTCCACCTGCGGGGTGGGGCCGACGCACCGTCCTGCGTCGCGACTTTGCGCGAACTGCTGGGCATCGCCGAATTCGAAACCACGGCGGAGTACGGCGAAGAGGAGGTCGAGCGCTGGCAGCCGTTCAAGTTCAAACCCCGCCGCCGGCACCCCGCGCGGGAGAACAGCATCGAAGCGTACGGACGGCTCCAACACGGCGTCGAGTCCGAGAACGGCCAGATCGTGTGGTGTGAGCAAGGCGGTGCCCTGCTCGTCGACGGCATCTACGTGCGCTGCGAAAACCAGCGCGGAGTGCTCACCGCACAGGGGGGTCACGGCGATCCTCGTGGCGCGGTGATCAATCTGACCGGTCGCTACTCGCCCCGGCTCAGCGTCGACCGGATGTCGGTGCTCCAGGACGTATCGGAAGAGGCCGAGGTGCTGCTGAACGAGGCCACCGCAAAGCTCCGGCGACCCGATTCCCTTCTCGATTACCGATGGACGCTGGATATCGCGAAGAAAAGTCCGGGAATCGCCGATATCGTCGCCGGAGCGGCAATCGTCGAAGGCCTGCCGACGCAGGTCGGCCCGTACGACACCACCGCGGACGTCGCGGGGATCATCGAGCTGGACCCGGAGCTGGCCCGCGATGACATGGTGACACGCGACGCGTGGAGGTACGGGGCTGTCCCAGAGGCGCCACCGCACCTCCTGCTGTGGCGGTTGCTCGCACTGAACGCGGAACTCGCCGACGGCAACACCGGCCGGCCGTTGACTCCGGCGCTGCCCTCGGACAACTCTCTGATCGAACTGGTGCGCTTCACCCAGCCCGATGGCGCGCACCGCGTGGAAGCCTTTCCGCCTTCGGTGTGGCGCGCGGCCTTCCGGCTCGGCATCAGCCCGGTGCGGGCTATGCAGCGACTGGCCCAGCTGGGCTACTCGGTGGCCGAGTGCGCGATCCTGCCGCCGCCTGCTCACATCGACTCAGCCGACGTGGAGTTGATCGAACTGATCTGCACGCTCGGCTGGTCATTGCGAGCGCTCGACTGGACCTGTCGATGGTCCAGGTGGCCCAGCGGCTCACCGAGCTTGGCCTCGACAGTCCGAGTGTCGTGCCGCCGGGCCGTGCCGACGGCACGGACGTCCGCCTGA
- a CDS encoding short chain dehydrogenase, protein MYFPRVLKCPPRTLDQHLTEHRGLYRRPPTKTGFLLRGKGFGRNPVAGRATVEGMRIILLGATGLVGRAVAAALEPRHEIVPVSRTSPVEADLNDPGSLDALFETAPDAVVCCAANVPLRPLAELTDEQVLDDLRAKLLGQVALARRAAERLPAAGSITLTGGTFTEPIPGSGLGALVNTGLAGFVSSAAAELPRGPRINVVSPGWIAETLEAMGEDGGRGTPVAVVAEAYRALVEGDANGRTVVPR, encoded by the coding sequence GTGTACTTTCCCCGTGTTCTCAAGTGTCCTCCTCGGACCTTGGATCAGCATCTGACCGAACACCGGGGACTCTATCGGCGACCACCGACAAAAACGGGATTCCTGTTGCGCGGCAAAGGATTCGGGAGAAATCCGGTTGCCGGGAGAGCTACCGTCGAGGGCATGAGGATCATCCTGCTGGGCGCCACCGGGCTCGTCGGACGGGCCGTTGCCGCCGCCCTCGAACCCCGCCACGAGATCGTGCCCGTCTCGCGGACGTCGCCGGTCGAAGCGGACCTGAACGACCCCGGTTCGCTCGACGCTCTGTTCGAGACGGCCCCGGACGCCGTCGTGTGCTGCGCCGCCAACGTCCCGCTGCGCCCGCTCGCCGAGCTGACCGACGAACAGGTCCTCGACGACCTGCGCGCCAAGCTGCTCGGCCAGGTCGCGCTCGCCCGGCGCGCGGCGGAGCGGCTGCCCGCCGCGGGCTCGATCACGCTCACCGGCGGGACGTTCACCGAGCCGATCCCGGGCAGCGGGCTCGGCGCGCTCGTCAACACCGGCCTCGCAGGGTTCGTCTCCTCGGCCGCCGCCGAACTGCCGCGCGGGCCGCGGATCAACGTCGTGAGCCCGGGCTGGATCGCCGAAACCCTCGAAGCGATGGGGGAGGACGGCGGCCGCGGGACGCCGGTGGCGGTCGTCGCCGAGGCCTACCGCGCCCTCGTGGAAGGCGACGCGAACGGCCGGACCGTCGTCCCCCGCTGA
- a CDS encoding carboxymuconolactone decarboxylase family protein, with protein sequence MTATAKKFGRVPSAVARLATSPELLNGFLKLSAIFETTTLTALEREVLIMTVAARNECHLCVAMHTATLTRLSASPELVAALRAEAPLPEPRLEALRVFVHSVMDTRGEVPADELAAFTGAGYTERNALEVVLGIGTYTLSTFANRLTRAPLDEAFAEHAWHAAPASA encoded by the coding sequence ATGACGGCCACCGCGAAGAAGTTCGGCCGCGTCCCGTCCGCCGTCGCCCGGCTGGCGACCTCGCCCGAACTGCTGAACGGCTTCCTCAAGCTCAGCGCGATCTTCGAGACCACCACGCTGACCGCGCTGGAACGCGAAGTGCTGATCATGACGGTGGCCGCGCGCAACGAGTGCCACCTCTGCGTGGCGATGCACACGGCCACGCTGACCCGCCTGTCCGCGTCGCCGGAGCTGGTGGCGGCACTGCGGGCGGAAGCCCCGCTCCCGGAGCCGCGGCTGGAGGCGCTGCGCGTCTTCGTCCACTCGGTCATGGACACCCGGGGCGAGGTCCCGGCGGACGAGCTGGCGGCGTTCACCGGCGCCGGCTACACGGAACGCAACGCCCTGGAGGTGGTGCTGGGCATCGGGACGTACACGCTGTCGACGTTCGCGAACCGGCTCACCCGCGCCCCGCTCGACGAGGCGTTCGCCGAGCACGCCTGGCACGCGGCCCCGGCTTCGGCATGA
- a CDS encoding MarR family winged helix-turn-helix transcriptional regulator encodes MSDTPGYELPFLLFGGFRTLIDRLHAELALRGHPDVRPSYGFAMQAVGVQGATASEIGRRLGVSKQAAGKTVERLEALGYVERADDPADARRKIVRLTAHGVDVLRKSAEIFDELRADWVRTVGAERIAALENDLRAVVGPAAYRLDAAGWLSG; translated from the coding sequence ATGAGCGACACCCCGGGGTACGAGCTGCCGTTCCTGCTCTTCGGCGGCTTCCGCACGCTCATCGACCGCCTGCACGCCGAGCTCGCGCTCCGCGGCCACCCCGACGTGCGGCCGTCGTACGGCTTCGCGATGCAGGCCGTCGGCGTCCAGGGGGCGACGGCGTCGGAGATCGGCCGCCGCCTCGGCGTGTCCAAGCAGGCGGCGGGCAAGACGGTCGAACGCCTCGAGGCGCTCGGCTACGTCGAGCGCGCCGACGACCCCGCCGACGCGCGCCGCAAGATCGTGCGGCTCACCGCGCACGGCGTCGACGTGCTCCGGAAGTCGGCGGAGATCTTCGACGAGCTGCGCGCGGACTGGGTGCGCACGGTCGGCGCGGAGCGGATCGCCGCGCTGGAGAACGACCTGCGCGCGGTCGTCGGCCCGGCGGCGTACCGGCTCGACGCGGCCGGGTGGCTTTCGGGCTAG